The Arachis ipaensis cultivar K30076 chromosome B03, Araip1.1, whole genome shotgun sequence region ATCACCAAATGAAAAATTACCAAAATCTGCCAAATAACTCAAAGGAAACTTAGAGATTTACAATGAAGTTGCTAACCTTAGAATTCAATGGCTTTGTTGGCTTCGATTCTATCACGTTCTGCAGAATggaaaccaaaaaaattaaaatgaaagaagaataaagttGAACAAGAGATCAAGAGTTTGTTCGGTCTCAACGTGTGTTCAAAGAACCAAAATATGTACCCAACTACAATCAAGAATTTGAAAGAAGATAAAACTTTTAATTCACATATATAATTTTAGTGTTTACATAATAAATTCACAtatataattctattttattatgAATGTATATAACTTTTAATCTAATCATAAAATCATCATCGCAAACTAATTAAACTTATATGAACCGTAAAAAATCATATATAATTCTTGAAGTATCCAACCGATGTATGTTATCCTTGACGagtttatataatataataatataatataaatacaAGGCTCCGATCCATCAATGCTAGCTATATATTATGATATTTTTCATGTGTATGTGGGTCTAGATGGTAATGTCATGATTAATAGAAGGAAAACGATGCTGAGACCCTAACTACTTTTGTCATACATAATATGTGAATAACATATACCAACACGTCACTACAACAACAAAAGATTCAAGATTCAAGATTCAAGCTAAGATTCAAGATCTCTTGTTATATACCTAACTAACATGGATTCCTTAATTCCGTTGTCCCTAGCTcccatatatatttaatattattttgatATTTATTATTGGCCAACTCAAATTGAAAACAACACAAATACACAATCAatatttacattcttattattattacatatataaatCATTTACTTACATCCAATAGCTTCTTCAAACAATCAATTAACTAAACTTACATATTCACATTGACAACACTAATACcctatattatttatttaattgcgtTCATCTCATAATAATGAAGATGACAAAGTGATACGACTTCTCCAATTTTGTACTCATCACCTAATGTGTGAGTACCAGTATATATTAAACActaattttaactaataattcACCATTTCTATTCAtccaaatttattaaattaattataagcTGCTAATACTTGTCTGTGTTACTTGCGTTACTATTAAATCATTAGGAGGAGGCCTACGTTTCTTGGTAGCTTGTTCAAAAGAATAAGCAATTTCAATAAGAGTTGGTTCTGAATACTTTAATCCTCCAAAGGAAACACCCAATGCCATGTTCTCATTGTTGTATCCACCCGGCACTGTTATTGCTGGGTAACCTCCAACCGCTAAAAATGGAACCAATTTTTGTCCCACATATATCAATGCATCAAGATTCTTCTCCTTCATCATCTTCTCAAACCCATCTTTCGAAAGTCTTTCTAGATTTGATATTGCTTCTTGAACTTCTTTGCTCATTCCATTGTTCATGTTTGCTTTTATAAACATGTCTTGTGGATAGTCAACTATTTTCTCCTGTACcaaaataataagataataataacaaattattcAACACAGTTCATAAGTTAAAAGTGTTAGTTAATCTTGCTAATTTATGTGTGATTATTATCTCTTGTTTaggaaaaaaaaagttaaacatACAACAACTTTTTAGTATTTGGTGTTTACGAAAAAGTTTTGTTATACCGTTATAAAATAGTTTCATCATTATTTTACTATGTTAAGTTTCATTATTTTAGTGATAAATTActcttttaaaataatataatatgtgAAACATATATAAGTACTGTATTGTTTAATGGAATAATGGTCTTTTGTTGTATGGTTGAATATTCTACTTTATTGTGTTGAATTCTTATTTTCAGAAAAAACACATGAAAATTAAGATCATGATGATCTAGTAGCTAGCGTATATATAAAggataataaatatattaaaaaaataaattttgactgacaaaaattttatcaaaaagaTANNNNNNNNNNNNNNNNNNNNNNNNNNNNNNNNNNNNNNNNNNNNNNNNNNNNNNNNNNNNNNNNNNNNNNNNNNNNNNNNNNNNNNNNNNNNNNNNNNNNNNNNNNNNNNNNNNNNNNNNNNNNNNNNNNNNNNNNNNNNNNNNNNNNNNNNNNNNNNNNNNNNNNNNNNNNNNNNNNNNNNNNNNNNNNNNNNNNNNNNNNNNNNNNNNNNNNNNNNNNNNNNNNNNNNNNNNNNNNNNNNNNNNNNNNNNNNNNNNNNNNNNNNNNNNNNNNNNNNNNNNNNNNNNNNNNNNNNNNNNNNNNNNNNNNNNNNNNNNNNNNNNNNNNNNNNNNNNNNNNNNNNNNNNNNNNNNNNNNNNNNNNNNNNNNNNNNNNNNNNNNNNNNNNNNNNNNNNNNNNNNNNNNNNNNNNNNNNNNNNNNNNNNNNNNNNNNNNNNNNNNNNNNNNNNNNNNNNNNNNNNNNNNNNNNNNNNNTacatttttaataactaattttaatatatacctAACATAGTCGCATAAATATATACTTACTAGCGTGTTGTGTTGATGGTTGAAGGTTATGAGATCTGCCAAGGATCTCACAGGTGAAGACACGAGATTTTCGAGATAAGAATTCAAGTCTCTCTTGAGCTCAGCTAACAATGCTATCATTTCATTCTCATAAATTTCTTCATTCTTCTCAATTACTATGTCATCCACAAGTGTCGCACCTTTTTCCCTGGATTATTAATCATCAACGAGAACTTAATAATGTTGCATCATCCAATCAATCTTCCTTAATATGAAATATGTAATAACTAGATACTCgactaatttttttatactaattaactatatatacataaaaatgaTAATGAATtctgaattaaattttttaaaaaatgtataaATGTGATAGATGCGAATGAATGACAGGTGATGTAGCAAGCAGCACCTCATTACTTGGAAGAGTTGTTGATATGTCGCATTCTCCATAGAATTTTGAGGAAAAATACTGTTAAAAGAATTAGGGTATCTCAAGATTCCAAGTCTTTTTCCTTGTAGGCCATGAGGATTCAAATATTGAGCGTAGCCACCCTCTGGAATGTGTNNNNNNNNNNNNNNNNNNNNNNNNNNNNNNNNNNNNNNNNNNNNNNNNNNNNNNNNNNNNNNNNNNNNNNNNNNNNNNNNNNNNNNNNNNNNNNNNCTAGCTATAGGCCTGTTCAtccaaaaaataaaatgttaaaagTCATAAAAAATAATGGTATTTCTCTTAAGAAAAAGTATTTGAAactgttaaaatataattaacatCAACTAGAATCAAttagcatatctgaatatttattcaGTGTATTtaagttgtctattcaagttaTCTAGAACGATATGggtgctaagagaatcgtaataataaagacgtaatatcttataataaatattcagatatgctaattgatcctaattgatgctaattatattctaacagaaACTAACATTAACACAGTCGACATTGCAgctaatatttaataaataaaattaaaattttaaaaaataagatcaTCTAAAATTTAATTagacaaaataatttttgaacttCAAACTCAATAAAAGTTCATTTTTAATGTGTTTCATAATGATTTTGTTTAGTATTTTGCTATAGTGTTGAttaaaattgattattataatgtTAGTTTTCTAGTATTATTCTTCTCTTAATCTCTTTTTTCGTCATAAGTGAATAAGTGGATCTAATTGTGTAAAATTaatatttgattaataaaaaataacgATACGAGTGAAATTAAACCAGTATATACACGGCTTGATGAA contains the following coding sequences:
- the LOC107632537 gene encoding putative amidase C869.01; its protein translation is MSMAAASSRSFSFFFSWLLLHTHVHVHAIFEFREATVNEIQSAFSRNEISSKQLVKLYKDEILRRNPILCGVADLNPDAESEAEKADQERAEGKGGTKLSGVPVLIKDNITFKKKRMSTTAGSYALAGSVAAEDAFVVKKLREAGAIIIGKATLKEWSGFRSSNMPGGWSAYGGQAKNPYNLSNEVCGSSSGSAISVAANFATVSLGTETDGSIICPSSYNSVVGIKPTVNLTSRSAVVPISLRQDSVGPIHIPEGGYAQYLNPHGLQGKRLGILRYPNSFNSIFPQNSMENATYQQLFQVMREKGATLVDDIVIEKNEEIYENEMIALLAELKRDLNSYLENLVSSPVRSLADLITFNHQHNTLEKIVDYPQDMFIKANMNNGMSKEVQEAISNLERLSKDGFEKMMKEKNLDALIYVGQKLVPFLAVGGYPAITVPGGYNNENMALGVSFGGLKYSEPTLIEIAYSFEQATKKRRPPPNDLIVTQVTQTSISSL